Proteins found in one Acanthopagrus latus isolate v.2019 chromosome 3, fAcaLat1.1, whole genome shotgun sequence genomic segment:
- the LOC119014603 gene encoding class I histocompatibility antigen, F10 alpha chain-like, producing MRTLLLLLLFCHVSSAVLHSMKFFITSSTGIPNIPDVVVTLEIDELLLGYCDSNKTIDLKLDFAKSYCTENPEQLEWYKQMCFHFLPTSIKAYTNILSHFFHQTGGDHVVQVLGGCEWDDETEEVKGFAQIGYDGEDFKEFDPNTSRWIAQRPEAFPAKLLLDANKELGIKIKTVLTQTFPEHMKTYVKYGRSALLRTELPSVSLLQKTPSSPVSCLATGFYPHRASLVWRKDGEELHEEVDHGEILPNQDGTFQMRVDLNLSSVTPEDWTRYDCVFQLAGVKKDIITRLEKDRIRTNELKPSNMTVLVTAAVVVLSLILIGAAGFIVYKKKKAISPPSAPDNSAELSEQLNPET from the exons ATGAGaacgttattgttgttgcttctcttctGTCATGTTTCATCAGCAG tgCTACACTCCATGAAGTTTTTCATAACTTCATCAACTGGAATCCCAAACATCCCAGACGTTGTGGTGACGCTGGAGATTGATGAACTTCTGTTGGGGTACTGTGACAGCAACAAAACGATTGATCTAAAACTGGATTTTGCTAAATCATACTGCACAGAGAATCCAGAGCAGTTGGAGTGGTACAAACAAATGTGCTTCCACTTTTTGCCAACCTCCATCAAAGCctacacaaacattttgagcCATTTCTTCCACCAAACTGGAG gtgaCCATGTTGTGCAGGTGTTGGGAGGTTGTGAGTGGGATGATGAGACTGAAGAGGTCAAAGGTTTCGCTCAGATTGGTTATGATGGAGAAGACTTTAAGGAATTTGATCCGAATACATCTAGATGGATCGCTCAAAGACCTGAGGCTTTCCCTGCCAAACTATTATTGGATGCCAATAAAGAATTAGGAATAAAAATTAAGACTGTTTTGACTCAGACTTTTCCTGAGCACATGAAGACTTATGTGAAGTATGGGCGGAGCGCTCTGCTGAGAACAG agcttccctcagtgtctctcctccagaagactccctcctctccagtcagctgcctcgctacaggtttctaccctcacagagcctcactcgtctggaggaaagatggagaggagcttcaTGAGGAGGTGGACCACGGAGAGATCCTCCCCAACCAAGATGGAACCTTCCAGATGAGGGTTGACCTGAAcctttcatcagtcacacctgaagaCTGGACCAGGtacgactgtgtgtttcagctcgcTGGTGTGAAGAAGGACATCATCACCAGACTGGAGAAAGATCGGATCAGAACCAACGAAC TGAAGCCCAGTAACATGACCGTCCtcgtcactgctgcagtggttgttctttctctcattctcaTCGGTGCTGCTGGATTCATTgtttacaaaaagaagaaag ccaTCAGCCCTCCATCTG CTCCTGACAACAGTGCAGAgctctctgagcagctgaatcCAGAGAcctga
- the LOC119014509 gene encoding major histocompatibility complex class I-related gene protein-like, with protein sequence MRTLLLLLLFCHVSSPVRHSLKFFFTACVGVPNLPDTVLVVMVDGVQSGYCDSNRNLRPTQNWVKSLLRQDRRQVDWYRTECFERQPNFFRDTMRSWMHLLNQTGGVHILQRISGCEWDEETGEVVGFNQYGYDGEDFLSLDMRTLTWTALKPQAVTAKLRWDADTARINHNDNYLTKVCPDWLKKYVDYGRSFLLRTELPSVSLLQKTPSSPVSCLATGFYPHRASLVWRKDGEELHEEVDHGEILPNHDGTFQMRVNLNLSSVTPENWTRYDCVFQLYGVKEDIITRLEEDRIRTNWGKTVLSRNIEKEEPSKHTILIIVILVVIAVVLIAVIGFIVYKKKKAQPSTSSSGEQGSGGERERMKEFHSCPTQSSGI encoded by the exons ATGAGaacgttattgttgttgcttctcttctgtcacGTTTCATCACCAG TCAGACACTCCCTGAAGTTCTTCTTCACTGCATGTGTCGGAGTCCCGAACCTGCCGGATACGGTGTTGGTTGTGATGGTGGATGGAGTCCAGTCGGGGTACTGCGACAGCAACAGAAACCTGAGGCCAACGCAGAACTGGGTGAAAAGCTTATTACGACAAGACCGTCGGCAGGTGGACTGGTACCGAACCGAGTGTTTCGAGAGACAGCCGAACTTCTTCAGAGACACGATGCGCAGTTGGATGCACCTCCTCAACCAGACTGGAG gtgtCCACATTTTACAGAGGATAAGTGGCTGTGAGTGGGACGAGGAGACGGGAGAGGTTGTTGGTTTTAATCAGTATGGTTATGATGGAGAAGACTTCCTATCACTGGACATGAGGACATTAACATGGACTGCCCTGAAGCCACAGGCTGTCACTGCCAAACTGAGATGGGATGCTGACACAGCCAGAATCAACCACAACGATAATTACCTCACTAAGGTTTGTCCTGACTGGCTGAAGAAGTATGTGGACTATGGGAGGAGCTTCCTGCTGAGAACAG agcttccctcagtgtctctcctccagaagactccctcctctccagtcagctgcctcgctacaggtttctaccctcacagagcctcactcgtctggaggaaagatggagaggagcttcaTGAGGAGGTGGACCACGGAGAGATCCTCCCCAACCACGATGGAACCTTCCAGATGAGGGTTAACCTGAAcctttcatcagtcacacctgaaaACTGGACCAGGtacgactgtgtgtttcagctgtatGGTGTGAAGGAGGACATCATCACCAGACTGGAGGAAGATCGGATCAGAACCAACTGGGGAAAAACTGTGTTAAGTAGAAACATCGAGAAAG aggaacccagtaaacacaccatcCTGATTATTGTCATACTGGTTGTTATTGCTGTCGTCCTGATCGCTGTTATTGGATTTATTGtttacaagaagaagaaag CTCAGCCCAGTACTTCCTCTTCCGGTGAACAAGGCTCTGGAGGAGAAAGGGAAAGGATGAAAGAGTTTCACAGCTGCCCGACCCAAAGCTCtggtatttga